In Amycolatopsis coloradensis, one genomic interval encodes:
- a CDS encoding serine/threonine-protein kinase, with product MEEIRRLADRFDLIEPVGGGSMGTVWRARDENLERTVAVKELLLPHGAGEQKADEAKNRALREARIAARLVHPHAITVFGVIDEQDRPWIIMEYLPSTSLADKLREGPMEVDDVIRLGIQLCSALAAAHRAGIVHRDIKPGNVLLGHDDTVKITDFGISRAMGDVQLTATGEISGTPAFLAPEVARGEDATSASDVFSLGATLYTALEGGTPYGTAENPIALLYRASSGEITPPTKSGILTPLLNRLLDVRPDSRPTMAETERELRALAAGEPTTLVAEEPPPKARKGMLIGVIAVFLVLAAAAAAAVVVVLSRDEETPSGQAPPPSPSQSAVPTTSEPVAPPPSPSSAPPSTPSSSSSSAPPPAQTPGQALAAYYALIPGNLQAGFATLSDNFKQKRNQSFERYSNYWKQFSAVTVSNVTESGNTVTATLTYVRASGGTTTERETFVLVQQGGRYLIDSQRAG from the coding sequence ATGGAGGAGATCCGCCGCCTCGCCGACCGGTTCGATCTCATCGAGCCCGTCGGCGGTGGCTCCATGGGCACCGTGTGGCGGGCGCGCGACGAGAACCTGGAGCGCACGGTCGCGGTCAAGGAACTCCTTCTGCCGCACGGAGCCGGTGAGCAGAAGGCCGACGAGGCCAAGAACCGCGCGCTGCGCGAGGCGCGGATCGCCGCGCGGCTGGTGCATCCGCACGCCATCACCGTCTTCGGCGTGATCGACGAGCAGGACCGCCCGTGGATCATCATGGAGTACCTGCCTTCGACCAGTCTCGCGGACAAACTGCGCGAAGGGCCGATGGAGGTCGACGACGTCATCCGCCTCGGCATCCAGCTGTGCTCGGCGCTGGCGGCCGCGCACCGGGCGGGCATCGTCCACCGCGACATCAAGCCCGGCAACGTCCTGCTCGGCCACGACGACACCGTCAAGATCACCGACTTCGGGATCTCGCGGGCGATGGGCGACGTCCAGCTCACCGCGACCGGCGAGATCTCCGGGACACCGGCGTTCCTGGCGCCGGAGGTGGCCCGCGGCGAGGACGCCACGTCCGCCTCCGACGTGTTCTCGCTCGGCGCGACGCTCTACACCGCCCTCGAAGGCGGCACGCCGTACGGCACGGCCGAGAACCCGATCGCGTTGCTGTACCGCGCGTCGAGCGGCGAGATCACCCCGCCGACCAAATCGGGGATCCTGACGCCGCTGCTGAACCGGCTCCTCGACGTCCGGCCGGACAGCAGGCCGACGATGGCCGAGACCGAGCGGGAGTTGCGGGCGCTCGCGGCGGGGGAGCCGACGACGCTCGTCGCCGAAGAACCGCCGCCGAAGGCGCGCAAGGGAATGCTGATCGGCGTGATCGCCGTGTTCCTCGTGCTCGCGGCGGCCGCCGCCGCGGCCGTGGTCGTGGTGCTCAGCCGCGACGAGGAGACCCCGTCCGGCCAGGCGCCGCCGCCCTCCCCGTCGCAGTCCGCCGTCCCGACCACGTCGGAGCCGGTCGCGCCGCCGCCATCGCCGTCGTCCGCGCCGCCCTCGACACCGTCTTCGTCGTCTTCGTCCGCGCCGCCTCCGGCGCAGACGCCGGGTCAGGCGCTCGCGGCGTACTACGCGCTCATCCCGGGGAACCTCCAGGCGGGGTTCGCGACGTTGAGCGACAACTTCAAGCAGAAAAGGAACCAGAGCTTCGAGCGGTATTCGAACTACTGGAAGCAGTTCAGCGCGGTGACCGTGTCGAACGTGACCGAATCCGGCAACACGGTGACGGCGACGCTCACCTACGTGCGGGCCTCTGGCGGGACCACGACGGAGCGGGAGACCTTCGTCCTGGTCCAGCAGGGCGGCCGGTACCTCATCGACTCCCAGCGGGCAGGCTGA
- a CDS encoding IclR family transcriptional regulator produces MREPIGGRGVLEGAFALLEALDEHGGQAGLTQLVRATGLPKTTVHRLLDQLADLGAVERAGRGYRIGSRVFRLGRFWLPELRGLAKERLPSLSARMRASLVLVVPREGRALVAAGAVLPADDVPVWPGRPLPPGTAAGRLLAAHHPALAEPDTDALEIRAAGYAAETETITEGLCCAAVGIRTPDGRVGAALAAVLPARRDPVSAVAGLTSTARSFGAALAECSRPNRAG; encoded by the coding sequence ATGCGGGAACCCATCGGCGGACGCGGCGTGCTCGAAGGCGCGTTCGCGTTGCTCGAAGCGCTCGACGAACACGGCGGGCAGGCCGGGCTGACCCAGCTCGTGCGGGCCACAGGGCTGCCGAAGACCACCGTGCACCGGCTTCTGGACCAGCTGGCCGACCTGGGCGCGGTCGAGCGGGCGGGCCGCGGCTACCGGATCGGTTCGCGGGTGTTCCGTCTCGGGCGGTTCTGGCTGCCCGAACTCCGGGGTCTGGCCAAGGAGCGGCTGCCGTCGCTTTCGGCGCGGATGCGCGCGAGCCTGGTGCTCGTGGTCCCCAGGGAAGGTCGCGCGCTGGTCGCCGCGGGCGCCGTCCTCCCCGCCGACGACGTCCCCGTGTGGCCGGGCCGCCCGCTTCCGCCGGGCACCGCCGCCGGACGGCTCCTCGCGGCTCATCACCCCGCGCTCGCCGAACCGGACACGGACGCGCTGGAGATCCGCGCGGCCGGGTACGCGGCCGAAACGGAGACGATCACGGAAGGACTCTGCTGCGCGGCCGTCGGCATCAGGACCCCGGACGGCCGGGTCGGCGCGGCACTCGCCGCCGTCCTGCCCGCCCGCCGCGACCCGGTATCCGCGGTGGCCGGGCTGACGAGCACCGCACGCTCCTTCGGCGCCGCGCTCGCGGAATGTTCACGACCGAACCGGGCCGGATGA
- a CDS encoding amidase, with product MASAASATTAVPAWATGSSGRPVVAGIDLERATIPDLQRAMRSGRLSSVQLTAFYLQRIRKLNPTLHAVLTTNPDALRLAAESDVRRHRHRSKGPMDGIPVLLKDNIDTADRQPTTAGSTALLESRPYRDAGVVENLREAGAVILGKANLSEWSSYRSTSSSNGWSPLAGQTANPYVLDRNPCGSSSGSGVAVAAHLATVAVGTETDGSISCPSGANGIVGVKPSLGLVSRSGIVPVSKQQDTAGPMARNVVDAAILLAALNGADRRDPITVDAARQSLDDYTRFLRPHALHGKRIGVWREVYTPDDTTKAAFEQALSRLRKLGATTVEITIPYLDVIAANEFPAIRTEFKHDINAYLASTGGKHPADLAGLIQYNLDHAAVEMPYWTHNLWDRSQATTGDLTDPAYRAMREAATSAARRGLDETLRGEKLDAIVAPTNNAAWKTQLGVGDGALLIDSSGPAAVSGYANLTVPMAYAGPLPLGLSIMGGRFSEPSLLAIAYAFEQDTKVRRLPTFIPSIG from the coding sequence ATGGCGTCGGCGGCGTCGGCCACCACGGCCGTCCCGGCATGGGCCACGGGGTCTTCCGGCCGCCCCGTGGTGGCCGGGATCGACCTGGAGCGGGCGACGATCCCCGATCTGCAGCGGGCGATGCGCTCCGGACGGCTGTCCTCGGTCCAGCTGACCGCCTTCTACCTGCAGCGGATCCGCAAACTGAACCCGACGCTCCACGCGGTGCTCACCACGAACCCGGATGCGCTACGGCTCGCCGCGGAGAGTGACGTACGACGGCACCGGCACCGGTCGAAGGGCCCCATGGACGGTATTCCGGTGCTGCTCAAGGACAACATCGACACCGCGGACCGCCAGCCGACCACGGCGGGCTCGACAGCACTGCTGGAATCCCGCCCCTACCGCGACGCCGGAGTGGTCGAAAACCTGCGCGAGGCCGGAGCGGTCATCCTCGGCAAGGCCAACCTGTCGGAGTGGTCGAGTTACCGCTCCACGAGCTCGTCGAACGGCTGGAGCCCGCTCGCCGGGCAGACCGCCAACCCCTACGTTCTCGACCGCAACCCGTGCGGCTCCTCGTCCGGCTCGGGTGTGGCCGTCGCCGCGCACCTGGCGACCGTCGCCGTCGGGACCGAGACGGACGGTTCGATCTCCTGCCCGTCCGGCGCCAACGGCATCGTCGGGGTCAAGCCGAGCCTTGGGCTCGTCAGCCGCAGCGGGATCGTGCCGGTGTCGAAACAGCAGGACACGGCGGGTCCGATGGCACGCAACGTGGTCGACGCCGCGATCCTGCTCGCGGCGCTCAACGGGGCCGACCGTCGTGACCCGATCACCGTCGACGCCGCCCGGCAGTCACTCGACGACTACACGCGATTCCTGCGCCCCCACGCTTTGCACGGGAAACGCATCGGAGTTTGGCGCGAGGTCTACACGCCGGACGACACGACGAAGGCGGCGTTCGAGCAGGCGCTGAGCAGGCTCCGGAAGCTCGGCGCGACCACGGTCGAGATCACCATCCCCTATCTGGACGTCATCGCGGCCAACGAGTTCCCCGCGATCAGGACCGAGTTCAAGCACGACATCAACGCCTACCTCGCTTCCACCGGCGGCAAGCACCCCGCCGACCTGGCGGGGCTGATCCAGTACAACCTGGACCACGCGGCGGTCGAAATGCCGTACTGGACCCACAACCTGTGGGACCGGTCCCAGGCGACCACCGGCGATCTCACCGATCCGGCGTATCGCGCGATGCGGGAAGCCGCGACGAGCGCCGCCCGGCGGGGCCTCGACGAAACACTGCGCGGCGAGAAGCTCGACGCGATCGTGGCGCCGACGAACAACGCCGCGTGGAAGACACAGCTCGGTGTCGGTGACGGCGCGCTGTTGATCGACTCGTCCGGCCCGGCGGCCGTGTCGGGCTACGCCAACCTGACCGTTCCGATGGCGTACGCCGGACCGTTGCCACTGGGTCTGTCGATCATGGGCGGGCGGTTCAGCGAACCGTCGCTGCTGGCCATCGCCTATGCCTTCGAGCAGGACACGAAGGTCCGGCGGCTGCCGACCTTCATCCCGTCCATCGGCTGA
- a CDS encoding TetR/AcrR family transcriptional regulator: protein MIIKRAYHHGDLRRALVLAARELLVERGPEGVSLRAAVAKVGASTAAPYRHFRDKDALLVAVALEGHAEVQDRLRACGAGTVTALGRSYLGFALDNPALYRLMAGAGIGDRAAYPELAEAHRVTCALLADRVGERNDPGGFAVTLWCLLHGLATLVIDGHVERDAAVAEAERSLGLLVH from the coding sequence ATGATCATCAAACGTGCCTATCACCACGGGGATCTTCGTCGTGCGCTCGTCCTCGCCGCACGGGAACTTCTCGTCGAACGAGGTCCGGAGGGGGTGAGCCTGCGCGCCGCGGTCGCGAAGGTGGGTGCGTCCACCGCGGCGCCGTACCGGCATTTCCGCGACAAGGACGCGCTGCTGGTGGCGGTCGCGTTGGAGGGGCACGCCGAAGTGCAGGACCGCCTGCGGGCCTGCGGCGCCGGGACGGTGACCGCGCTCGGACGGTCCTACCTCGGCTTCGCCCTGGATAATCCGGCGCTGTACCGGCTGATGGCGGGCGCCGGGATCGGTGACCGCGCCGCGTACCCGGAACTGGCCGAGGCGCACCGGGTGACCTGTGCGTTGCTGGCCGACCGGGTGGGGGAGCGGAACGATCCGGGTGGTTTCGCGGTCACGCTCTGGTGCCTGCTCCACGGGCTGGCCACGCTCGTGATCGACGGCCACGTCGAGCGCGACGCCGCGGTCGCCGAGGCCGAGCGCAGCCTCGGGCTCCTGGTCCACTAG
- a CDS encoding TetR/AcrR family transcriptional regulator, with translation MSELAEGRQRRRRTDADRSVASILAAAKEVLGTQAHASVEDIARAAGVSRQTVYAHFKTREALLSAVIDAVSEEAANEMDAARLDEGPAADAMLRLLDVGWRMFRRYPLLPAGAAEENDPEADRDRHSAVADHLDRLLTRGKVSGEFDQGLANPWLVNAIVALGHAAGHAVDAQQLTLEDGVDALAESVLRLCGAARRD, from the coding sequence ATGTCCGAGCTAGCCGAGGGGCGGCAGAGGCGACGGCGGACCGACGCCGATCGCAGTGTCGCTTCGATCCTCGCCGCGGCCAAGGAAGTCCTAGGCACACAAGCCCATGCGAGCGTCGAGGACATCGCGAGAGCGGCTGGGGTGAGCAGACAGACCGTCTACGCGCACTTCAAGACCCGCGAGGCGCTCCTGAGCGCGGTGATCGACGCGGTGTCCGAGGAGGCCGCGAACGAGATGGACGCCGCGCGGCTCGACGAGGGGCCCGCCGCCGACGCCATGCTGCGCCTGCTCGACGTCGGCTGGAGGATGTTCCGGCGCTACCCGCTCCTGCCCGCCGGCGCCGCCGAAGAGAACGATCCCGAAGCCGACCGGGACCGGCATTCGGCGGTGGCCGATCATCTGGACCGGCTGCTCACCAGGGGCAAGGTGTCGGGTGAGTTCGACCAGGGCCTCGCGAATCCCTGGCTCGTCAACGCGATCGTGGCGCTCGGCCACGCCGCCGGCCACGCCGTCGACGCGCAGCAGCTGACGCTCGAAGACGGCGTCGACGCGCTTGCCGAGAGCGTCCTGCGGCTTTGTGGTGCCGCTCGGCGGGACTGA
- a CDS encoding DUF1772 domain-containing protein produces MSKIMSGLVTGVALLSTGLLAGAFGYGAVNVAATFDVVPLDVRLTFHTALMQRNGVVMQTAMALAAISSLTLAFLSRGRPRQLAGVAVALVVTSFLVTRFGNVPINGRIKVWATTSAPADHAAILDQWETYNVVRTVAALIAFVLVIAVSRLKLADRVLTPAPQPG; encoded by the coding sequence ATGTCAAAGATAATGTCGGGTCTCGTCACCGGTGTCGCCCTTTTGTCGACAGGTCTGCTCGCGGGGGCGTTCGGCTACGGCGCGGTCAACGTCGCCGCCACTTTCGACGTCGTCCCGCTCGACGTGCGGCTGACCTTCCACACGGCGCTGATGCAGCGGAACGGCGTCGTCATGCAGACCGCGATGGCGCTCGCGGCGATCAGCTCACTCACGCTCGCCTTCCTGAGCCGAGGGCGGCCGCGGCAGCTGGCCGGCGTGGCCGTGGCCCTGGTCGTGACGTCGTTTCTGGTCACCCGCTTCGGGAACGTGCCCATCAACGGCCGGATCAAGGTCTGGGCGACCACCTCGGCACCGGCCGACCACGCGGCGATCCTCGATCAGTGGGAGACCTACAACGTCGTCCGGACCGTCGCCGCGCTCATCGCTTTCGTGCTCGTCATCGCCGTTTCACGGCTCAAGCTCGCCGACCGCGTCCTCACTCCGGCGCCTCAGCCAGGCTGA
- the kstD gene encoding 3-oxosteroid 1-dehydrogenase — MGPDSGLSRRQVLLGTGLALASGLPFAGAASAASTVLGEYDVVVVGAGAAGMTAALTAAKRGLSCVVLEKAAKFGGSAARSGAGIWIPCNPVLAEAGVRDTPEQAARYLAAVVGPSIPASRQEAFLANGPAMLSFVMANSPLRFRWMEGYSDYYPELPGGMPGGRSIEPDQLDGNVLGAELANLNPPYLATPAGMVVFSADYKWLALAAVNPKGAAVVAACLARGTAAALAGQKPLTMGQSLAAGLRAGLQRAGVPVWLNTPLTDLVIENGKVTGVTVAAGVVKARRGVIVGSGGFEHNAAMRAEYQRQPIGTQWTVGARSNTGDGILAGKRAGAALDLMDDAWWGPAIPLPGEPYFCLAERTLPGGLMVDAAGKRFVNEAAPYSDVVHTMYDRNPTSPTIPAWLVVDQHYRNRYLFRDVAPLLPFPDEWYSAGAVKKAWTVESLGSAIGVPPQALRATVNRFNGQALSGVDSDFRRGASAYDHYYTDPYVLPNSCLAPLWEPPFYAFKIVPGDLGTKGGMRTDARARVLRADGSVIPGLYAAGNASAAVMGNSYAGAGSTIGPAMTFGYVAANDLADQPG, encoded by the coding sequence ATGGGTCCCGATTCCGGTCTGTCCCGGCGCCAGGTCCTGCTCGGCACCGGGCTCGCGCTCGCTTCGGGACTGCCGTTCGCCGGGGCGGCTTCGGCCGCCTCCACGGTGCTCGGTGAGTACGACGTCGTCGTGGTCGGGGCGGGCGCGGCGGGGATGACCGCCGCGCTGACCGCGGCGAAACGCGGCCTCAGCTGCGTAGTGCTGGAGAAGGCGGCGAAGTTCGGTGGTTCGGCCGCCCGGTCCGGGGCGGGGATCTGGATTCCGTGCAATCCGGTGCTCGCCGAGGCCGGCGTCCGCGACACCCCGGAACAGGCCGCACGGTACTTGGCCGCCGTGGTCGGCCCGTCGATCCCCGCCTCGCGTCAGGAGGCCTTCCTCGCCAACGGGCCGGCGATGCTGTCCTTCGTGATGGCCAACAGCCCGCTGCGGTTCCGCTGGATGGAGGGCTACAGCGACTACTACCCGGAGCTGCCCGGCGGGATGCCCGGCGGCCGCTCGATCGAGCCCGATCAGCTCGACGGGAACGTCCTCGGCGCCGAACTGGCCAATCTGAACCCGCCCTACCTCGCCACGCCCGCGGGGATGGTCGTCTTCAGCGCCGACTACAAGTGGCTCGCGCTGGCCGCGGTCAACCCGAAGGGCGCCGCGGTGGTGGCCGCCTGCCTCGCGCGCGGCACGGCCGCCGCGCTGGCCGGGCAGAAACCGCTCACCATGGGTCAGTCGCTGGCCGCGGGACTGCGGGCCGGATTGCAGCGCGCCGGGGTCCCGGTCTGGCTGAACACGCCCCTGACCGATCTCGTCATCGAGAACGGGAAGGTCACCGGCGTGACCGTCGCGGCGGGCGTGGTGAAAGCCCGGCGCGGCGTCATCGTCGGTTCCGGCGGGTTCGAGCACAACGCCGCCATGCGGGCGGAATACCAGCGCCAGCCGATCGGTACACAATGGACTGTCGGCGCCCGGTCGAACACCGGGGACGGGATCCTGGCGGGTAAGCGTGCCGGAGCGGCCCTGGACCTGATGGACGACGCCTGGTGGGGACCGGCGATCCCGCTCCCCGGCGAACCGTACTTCTGCCTCGCCGAGCGGACCCTGCCCGGCGGGCTGATGGTGGACGCGGCAGGCAAGCGATTCGTCAACGAAGCGGCGCCCTACAGCGACGTCGTGCACACGATGTACGACCGGAACCCGACGTCGCCCACCATTCCCGCGTGGCTGGTCGTCGACCAGCACTACCGCAACCGGTATCTCTTCCGTGACGTCGCGCCGCTGTTGCCGTTTCCCGACGAGTGGTACTCGGCGGGGGCGGTCAAGAAGGCGTGGACCGTGGAGTCGCTCGGCAGCGCGATCGGTGTCCCGCCGCAGGCGTTGCGGGCCACGGTCAACCGGTTCAACGGGCAGGCTCTGTCCGGTGTGGACAGTGACTTCCGCAGGGGCGCCAGCGCTTACGACCACTACTACACCGATCCGTACGTTCTGCCGAACTCGTGCCTCGCGCCGCTTTGGGAGCCGCCCTTCTACGCCTTCAAGATCGTCCCGGGCGACCTCGGCACCAAGGGCGGGATGCGCACCGACGCGCGGGCGCGGGTCCTGCGGGCGGACGGCTCGGTCATCCCCGGCCTGTACGCCGCCGGGAACGCCAGCGCGGCGGTGATGGGCAACAGTTACGCGGGAGCGGGATCGACGATCGGCCCGGCGATGACCTTCGGGTATGTCGCGGCGAACGATCTCGCGGATCAGCCTGGCTGA
- a CDS encoding LLM class flavin-dependent oxidoreductase encodes MRTATTVEASRGRRETLDFVLEAEKLGLDECWVAEAWGSDAPSVLGYLAARTERIRLGSGIIQLGTRTPVAIAQTALTLSELSGGRFALGLGASGPQVIEGLHGVPFARPLTRMRETVAIIRQAFAGEKISFSGKVFEIPLPGESKPMRLSTAPNPDIPIHLATLSPKLLELTGEIADGWLGTSFVPEGAQAYFSHLDAGLAKAGRSRADLEVCQGAEVAFAADEDELRGTVAARKPELAFSLGGMGSAKTNFYNNAYSRQGWAEAAAAVRERWQAGDREGAAASVTDEMVLGTTLIGTEPMVAERLRVWRDAGVDTVRLYPAGETVADRLTTLGRALDLVRALG; translated from the coding sequence ATGCGGACGGCGACCACGGTCGAGGCGTCCCGCGGCCGGCGGGAGACGCTGGATTTCGTGCTGGAGGCCGAAAAGCTCGGTCTCGACGAGTGCTGGGTCGCCGAGGCCTGGGGTTCGGACGCGCCGTCCGTGCTCGGCTATCTCGCCGCGCGGACCGAGCGGATCCGGCTCGGCTCGGGCATCATCCAGCTCGGCACCCGGACCCCGGTGGCGATCGCGCAGACCGCGCTGACCCTCTCGGAGCTTTCCGGCGGCCGGTTCGCCCTCGGGCTCGGCGCGTCGGGACCGCAGGTGATCGAGGGGCTCCACGGGGTTCCGTTCGCGCGGCCGCTGACGCGGATGCGGGAAACGGTCGCGATCATCCGCCAGGCGTTCGCGGGGGAGAAGATCTCGTTCTCCGGCAAGGTATTCGAGATCCCGCTGCCGGGGGAGAGCAAGCCGATGCGGCTGTCGACGGCGCCGAATCCGGATATCCCGATCCATCTGGCCACGCTCTCGCCGAAGCTGCTGGAGCTGACCGGTGAGATCGCGGACGGCTGGCTGGGCACCAGTTTCGTCCCCGAGGGGGCGCAGGCCTATTTCTCACATCTCGACGCCGGCCTCGCGAAGGCGGGCCGATCGCGCGCGGACCTCGAAGTCTGCCAAGGTGCCGAGGTCGCCTTCGCCGCGGACGAGGACGAGTTGCGCGGGACGGTCGCGGCCCGCAAGCCCGAACTCGCGTTCAGCCTCGGCGGGATGGGTTCGGCGAAGACGAACTTCTACAACAACGCCTACAGCAGGCAAGGCTGGGCCGAAGCGGCCGCGGCGGTGCGGGAGCGATGGCAGGCGGGCGACAGGGAGGGCGCCGCCGCATCGGTGACCGACGAGATGGTGCTCGGCACGACACTGATCGGCACCGAACCGATGGTCGCCGAACGGCTGCGCGTCTGGCGGGACGCCGGGGTCGACACGGTCCGGCTGTACCCGGCGGGGGAGACGGTCGCCGACCGGCTCACCACTCTCGGCCGGGCGCTGGATCTAGTCCGTGCGTTGGGCTGA
- a CDS encoding SRPBCC family protein, with protein sequence MEWTGAKYADKPTVEVQAWVDAVPERVWSIVSDVRLMPAMSRELQSAEWCDGAAGEAAVGRRFVGHSRHDAFGEWETTSYVVECEAPRVFAWAVQDPETPTAVWRFTLEPENGGTKLRQWMQMGPGRSGLSLAIDQMPDKEEKIVFVRLREFENAMTGTLAAIKERAEADGA encoded by the coding sequence ATGGAGTGGACGGGCGCGAAGTACGCCGACAAGCCGACGGTCGAGGTGCAGGCGTGGGTCGACGCCGTTCCGGAGCGGGTCTGGTCGATCGTGTCCGATGTACGGCTTATGCCCGCAATGAGCCGGGAACTCCAATCGGCCGAATGGTGCGACGGCGCGGCCGGCGAAGCCGCGGTCGGCAGGCGGTTCGTCGGCCACAGCAGGCACGACGCGTTCGGCGAATGGGAGACGACGTCGTATGTCGTCGAATGTGAGGCGCCGCGTGTCTTCGCCTGGGCGGTGCAGGACCCCGAAACGCCGACCGCGGTGTGGCGCTTCACGCTGGAGCCCGAGAACGGCGGGACGAAGCTCCGGCAATGGATGCAGATGGGGCCGGGACGGTCCGGTCTCTCGCTGGCCATCGACCAGATGCCGGACAAGGAGGAGAAGATCGTCTTCGTCCGGCTGCGCGAGTTCGAGAACGCGATGACCGGGACCCTCGCCGCGATCAAGGAGCGCGCCGAGGCGGACGGCGCGTGA
- a CDS encoding helix-turn-helix domain-containing protein, with amino-acid sequence MKRTSFAQWPCSIARTMDLLGDWWTPLVLREAFYGIRRFDEFQQQLGIARNTLADRLRRLVAEGLLEKRAYQADPVRYDYVLTEKGSDFYGVLAAMSRWGDRWLSGDDGPPIALHHETCGHDTHAEVVCAHCARPLTAENTRARLGSGYPPKLASRPDVVRRFAPQEDLTT; translated from the coding sequence ATGAAACGGACTTCGTTCGCGCAGTGGCCGTGTTCGATCGCGCGCACCATGGACCTGCTCGGCGACTGGTGGACGCCGCTGGTCCTGCGGGAGGCGTTCTACGGGATCCGCAGGTTCGACGAGTTCCAGCAGCAGCTCGGTATCGCGCGGAACACCCTCGCCGACCGGCTGCGCCGCCTGGTCGCGGAAGGGTTGCTGGAAAAGCGCGCCTACCAGGCCGACCCCGTCCGTTACGACTACGTGCTGACCGAGAAGGGCTCGGATTTCTACGGGGTGCTCGCCGCCATGTCGCGCTGGGGCGACCGCTGGCTCTCCGGGGACGACGGGCCGCCGATCGCGCTCCACCACGAGACCTGCGGGCACGACACTCACGCGGAGGTCGTCTGCGCGCACTGCGCCCGGCCGCTCACCGCCGAGAACACGCGGGCCCGGCTCGGCAGCGGCTACCCGCCGAAGCTCGCGAGCCGCCCTGACGTCGTACGCCGATTCGCCCCGCAAGAGGATTTGACAACGTAA
- a CDS encoding SsgA family sporulation/cell division regulator yields the protein MDRESDLIRGTIVFGLRTFGADPLPVRADLEYDPEDPYAVVVAYHSGGGTVRWMFGRDLLADGLLTPSGEGDVIISPADDTSIVIFALSAPDGCAVLEAPAQELAEFLDRTYDVVPAGSEPEWFDFDQEIGKLVTES from the coding sequence TTGGACAGGGAAAGCGACCTCATCCGGGGGACGATCGTCTTCGGCCTGCGCACTTTCGGTGCGGACCCGCTCCCCGTGCGGGCCGACCTCGAATACGACCCCGAAGACCCCTACGCCGTCGTGGTGGCCTACCACTCGGGCGGCGGGACGGTGCGTTGGATGTTCGGCCGTGACCTCCTCGCGGACGGCCTCCTCACCCCATCGGGTGAGGGCGACGTGATCATCAGCCCGGCCGACGACACCTCGATCGTGATCTTCGCGCTCAGCGCGCCCGACGGCTGCGCTGTCCTCGAAGCTCCGGCGCAGGAGCTGGCCGAGTTCCTCGACCGCACCTACGACGTCGTGCCCGCCGGCTCCGAGCCGGAATGGTTCGACTTCGACCAGGAGATCGGCAAGCTCGTCACCGAGTCCTGA
- the fgd gene encoding glucose-6-phosphate dehydrogenase (coenzyme-F420) → MALKIGYKASAEQFGPRDLVEYSVLAEQVGLDSVMVSDHFQPWRHQGGHAPFSFAWMAAVGERTERVVLGTSVLTATFRYNPAVVAQAFGTLGSLYPGRVLLGVGSGEALNEVAVARIEWPAFKERFARLREAIELMRKLWSEERVTFEGEYFQTTDATVYDRPEGGVPIYIAAGGPVMAKYVGKQGDGFICTSGKGMELYTEKLLPAVAEGAEQVGRSTGDIDKMIEIKLSYDPDPAQALENTRFWAPLSLTPEQKAGIEDPAEMEKAADALPIEQVARRWIVTSDPADAVEQIKPYVEAGFNHLVFHGPGHDQERFLRSFSEQVVPGLRELG, encoded by the coding sequence ATGGCACTGAAGATCGGTTACAAGGCGTCGGCCGAGCAGTTCGGCCCGCGCGACCTCGTCGAGTACTCCGTGCTCGCCGAGCAGGTCGGGCTGGACAGCGTGATGGTCAGCGACCATTTCCAGCCCTGGCGGCACCAGGGCGGGCACGCGCCGTTCTCCTTCGCGTGGATGGCGGCGGTCGGCGAGCGCACCGAGCGGGTCGTGCTCGGCACCAGCGTGCTGACGGCGACCTTCCGCTACAACCCGGCCGTGGTGGCACAGGCGTTCGGCACCCTCGGCAGCCTGTACCCGGGCCGGGTGCTGCTCGGCGTCGGCAGCGGTGAGGCACTCAACGAGGTCGCGGTCGCCCGGATCGAGTGGCCGGCGTTCAAGGAGCGGTTCGCGCGGCTGCGCGAGGCGATCGAGCTGATGCGCAAGCTGTGGTCCGAGGAGCGCGTCACGTTCGAGGGCGAGTACTTCCAGACCACCGACGCCACCGTGTACGACCGCCCCGAGGGCGGCGTGCCCATCTACATCGCGGCCGGTGGCCCGGTGATGGCGAAGTACGTCGGCAAGCAGGGTGACGGCTTCATCTGCACCAGCGGGAAGGGGATGGAGCTCTACACCGAGAAGCTGCTGCCCGCGGTGGCGGAAGGCGCGGAGCAGGTCGGCCGCAGCACCGGCGACATCGACAAGATGATCGAGATCAAGCTGTCCTACGACCCGGATCCGGCGCAGGCGCTGGAGAACACCCGGTTCTGGGCGCCGCTCTCGCTGACGCCGGAGCAGAAGGCCGGTATCGAGGACCCGGCGGAAATGGAAAAGGCCGCGGACGCGCTGCCGATCGAGCAGGTCGCCCGCCGCTGGATCGTCACTTCCGACCCGGCGGACGCCGTCGAGCAGATCAAGCCGTACGTCGAGGCGGGCTTCAACCACCTCGTCTTCCACGGTCCCGGCCACGACCAGGAGCGGTTCCTGCGCTCGTTCTCCGAACAGGTCGTCCCGGGGCTCCGCGAACTCGGCTGA